In the Helicobacter cetorum MIT 99-5656 genome, ATGATACTATCCCTAACACTCCGCTTTATTATAACGGACCGCTTGTAGTGAGTAGTTTGAGTGGGGTAAACTCTAGCGAGACTTTTACTCCGCCTAATAATCAACAACACAGCGAAGGGGCAGGACATGGCGGTCAAGGTCAAAAAAATGGCGAATTGACCTTAAACACTTCTAATCTCAATAACACCATTTCTAACCTTACCACGAATTATCAAGGGCTTATAACATCTCCTATGGCAAGTATATTAGAAAGTGCAAAACACAATTCCGGATTTGTAGGCTTTAATGTCAAAACAGGGTATCAAAAGTATTTCACTGATATGTTTGGCATAGCCATTTATGGTATTTTTAAAAACAATTACACTAAAAATGCACAGCTTAATATAAGACAAATCAGTGCAGGAGCTGGAATAGAAAGCTTGATAGACTTTATTACCACTTATAAAAATGGGGGGGCGTTTGAAAGTTCGTTTGGGAGTTTCTTAGGGTTTAGGGGTTTGTATAATAACTACAGCTTACTCAATCAAACGCAAAATACCGGTAATTTAAATTTGGTCGTGGGCTTAAATTATCGCATTGAAAATTCTAAATTTAGTTTGGGGGTAAGCATTCCACTCATTCAGCAAAGCCATGTTTTTAATCTCAACAACCAAGCGTATCAACAAATGGTTTTGAAAGAAGGGGCGAGCAACACGAATGTGTTCTTTAACTATGGCTATATTTTTTAAAGGTTTTTATACTAATCAAGTATTGATTTAAAAAAACTAAAATATCAAAGAGCTTTAAAACGAAGTTTTAAAGTGATAGCCTTAAAAGCCTTGCGGAGTATGGGGGGGATTTTTAAGGGGGGGTAGGACACAATGAAGAGTGTCCACGCCCCCCTTAAAGAATAAGAATAGGCTTTATTTTAATTGAGTATTGATAGTGAAACACCCCTCGCTAAAGCGAGGAGCTTCCTAACTAAAGCACCCTACTGAATGCTAATACGAAAGGCTTTGCTCTTTAAAGTCTGCAAGGCTATTTCCTAACCCAAGAAGACTTAACCCTTTGCTTAAAATATTACTTGCGGCGTTTATATCTCTATGCTCTATATATCCGCAATTTTGACACAGATATTCTCTATGATTTAATTTAAGCTCGTGGTTGATTTGCCCACAACTATGACAAGTTTTACTCGTATATTGTGGGGGAGCTTTCACTAACAATTTGCCATTATGCTGTTGTTTGTAGTCTAAAAAAGAGATGATTTGATAGAATGAAGTATTTAGTATAGACTTATTAAGCCCACTCTTTTGTTTAACATTTTTGAGTTTGGCTCTTTTGGTCATGTTCTTAATTTGTAAGTCTTCAACTACTATCAATTCAAATTGCTTTGAAAGTTCGCTTGTGATTTTATGGTATCTGTCTAGTTTTTGATAGCTTGATTTATCAAAGGCTTTGTTTAATTTTTTTTGAGTTTTGTAAAAATTACCTCCTAGTTTGATTTTATTTTGTTTAGATTTTAAAACCCTACGGCTTTGTTTTCTTTGTAGTCTTTTAAATTCTTTAGAGTATTTTTTAAAAGAATGTAGTTTAGAATAAGTAGGAATAAGTCGTTTTAGATTGATATTTTCATCTACTTTTAAACCTAGTTCTTTCATGTCTTTTTGGTATTGTTCTAGGTCGGTTAGTTTTTCATATTCTTTTAAATCAACGCTTAAAGCTATATCATAGATATTTAAGTCCACACCGACACAATTTCTAGGCTCTTTAATAGTGTTAAGCTCTTTTTCGTATTCTATGCTAAAACTAACAAAATATTTTTGATGAGAGCAAGAGACTACGATTTGTTTAATCTTAGCATTAAGGGGTAAGTCTCTATGCATACGCATTTTTAAGGGCATTTTCATTAAGTTAAACATCTTAAAGCGTTCGTTAAAGTCTTTGATAGAAAAGCCTTGATTATTCCAAGTAAAACTTTGTTTAGCAAATTTAGAGTTTTTAAATTTAGGAAAGCCCCTATTTTTGACTTTAAAGGCATCTCTTAAGGCTCTTTCTGCATTCATGCGTGATTGTTGAGCGACTACACTACTAAAACTTAAATTCCTAGCTTTTAAATGGTGCTTAATCGCACTATCTAATTCGCTTGATTTTTGCCATTTTCTTTGTTTAGTGGGTAAATCTTTGTTTTTTTCGTATTGCTCTTGTTGTAGATTTAAGCAAATGTTATAGGCTTGGTTATAGACAAAAAAAGAGTGTTGTAATTTGGTCTGTTGCTCTTTGGTAGGATACAAACGAAATTTAAAGCCCTTATTTACTTTCATAGAAAGATTTTAGCATAATTTAGTTAAACTTGGTCTATGAAACAAATTGATAATATTAGACATGGCAGACATTGTGTTTTTTTAATGCATGTGCATTTAGTATTTGTAACTAAATATAGGCGTAAAGCATTCAACAAAGAAGTTATAGACTTTTTAGGTTCTGTATTTGCTAAGGTATGCAAAGACTTTGAAAGCGAGTTAGTAGAATTTGATGGGGAAAGCGACCATGTGCATTTACTTATCAATTATCCACCAAAAGTTAGTGTTAGTAGGTTAGTTAATTCTTTAAAGGGTGTTAGTAGTCGTTTGGTTAGACAACAAAATTTTAAAAATGTTAAAGCTACTTTGTGGGGCAATCATTTATGGTCGCCTAGTTATTTTGCTGGAAGCTGTGGGGGTGCTCCTTTAGAAATCATTAAGCAATATATCCAAGAGCAAGAAACACCACATTAGATTTGCTAACCTTTTGTTTTTAGGTTAAATGACACTAAAAAATAGCCTAACGGCTATTGACGCTTACATCTCCGCCCTAAAGGACGGAGTTTTTCGCTTTGTTGGGATAAACTTTTTCTAAATACTTATTTTCAATCCTTTCAATTTCTCTAAGACTTATCATGATTTTTTAACTCCTTAAAAATCTCTTTTGCAATTTTTTGAGCCAATAATACGGGTACGGCATTACCAATTTGTTTATACATATTCCCTAAACTTCCATAAAAAATAAAATCATTAGGAAAAGTTTGAATAATAGCACACTCTCTTACTGACATACGCCTTTGCTTGTTAGGATGAATCTCAGGACCTGTGGCAGTAATGGTATCGCTTGGTAACTCCCAATTATTAATTCTTAAAGATTGTTCAAACTTAATTTCTTTTAATTCAAATTCCGTAACGGCTTTATCATAAGTATCATCGAATCTTAAAAGCCTTTTTAACTCCCACCAATCTTGTGCTTTTGGAATGCTTCCTGAATTATTATCCTTTCTAAACCAATGCCCAGCAGTATGGGCATACCCAAAATGCTCATCAATTTGTTTAGTGCTATAAGTATTTTGAGAACGCCAAAATTTCAAATAATCACAAATTTCATGCTGGTCAATAGAATGCTTTCTGCCCCAAAATTTATCATGCACATTAGTGCGTGCTATGTGATTATGTATCATTACGCCATCAAGCATAAAACTTGCATCTCTGGTTCTTACATCAGCTAAATGCCCTACTACATCTTTAACACACACATAAGGCTTTAAATTTTCATTCAATAAATCATTACATAGTCCATGAGTTTTTTTTGGAAAAGGATTTTTAAGCCCCAATCTATTGCCAATAATAATAACTCTCTCTCTGTGTTGTGGCACACCATAATCAGATGCCTTTAATAACTTATAATCTACATAATAGCCTAGCGATTTAAAATCTTTTACTATCATCTCAATTACTTGTCCTTTTTGCATAGATAACAATCCCTTAACATTTTCAGCTACAAAAAATTTAGGTTGTTTGTCTCTTAAAAGTCTTAGTAACTCTTTGTATAAAAAATTTCTCTTATCTTCCATAGAGCGTTTAGTATTGGCCACCGAAAAACCCTGACAAGGAAAACCTCCAAGTAAAATATCACATTCACTCGGAATGTCATTACTAGGAATTTTTGTTATATCACCATAAACAATGTGAGAACCAATGTTTTTTTGATAAGTTTCTACAGCCTCTTTAAAAAAATCATTTGCCCAAATAACTTCAAAACCCTCTTTAATGAAACCTAAATCTAAACCACCACACCCAGAAAATAAACTAATAATCTTATATTTATTGCCTTTCAAATCAAATCCCAATTTTATATATAACTAAGATTTTAATTTTAACAAAATCAAATTAAAACAAAATAAGCTTCAAGTTTATTTATTATTAAAACCAAGCAATAAACTCTCAAAGGTTTTTAAAACGCCATGAGCGATTAATTTCACACTCTCTAAATCCAAGTTCGCATAGCAAGGTAAAGAGATTTCAGCGTGATAAAAATTCTCGGCACTTTGTAATGGGGCTGTATTAAAGAGCTCTTGATACAATTTGTATTGATAAATAGGTTTGTAATGCACTTGAGCTAAAATGCCAAGCTTGTGCAAACTCTCTAAAATTTGCTTTTTAAATTTAAAAAATTGCTGATGAATCAAAATGGGATAAAGATGGTTAGAGCTTTTATGCTCTAAAAGGGGGTGTAAGGGGGTGAAATAAGGATTATCTTTAAAAATCCTGTCATAGACTAGAGCGATTTCTTCTCGTTTTTGCATTAAAAGGGGGGCTTTTTTAAGCTGGCTCAAACCCAAGGCGCTTTGGATTTCATTCAAGCGGAAGTTATACCCTACGCTTTCTACTTCGCCTTCAAAAAAATCTTTTTTGAGCATGCCATGAGAGCGAAACAATTTCATTTTTTCAAATAATTCGCTATCATTTGTTGCTATAGCTCCCCCTTCAGCCGTGGTTATAGGCTTAATGGCATGAAAACTGAAAACACTCGCTAACGCAAAGCCCCCTACTCTTTTATTTTGATACTCGCTTCCTAGGGCATGTGAACTATCAGAAAGAAAGCTCAAAGAATGCTTTTTGCAAAGCTTTTGAATGCTTTCAATTTCTACGCTTTTACCCGCATAATCCACGCTCACTATAGCTTTGGTTTTTTCTGTAATCAATTTTTCTAGGGCTAATTCATCAATATTACCATCATTTTTGATTTCAGCAAATACAGGCTTGTAGCCACTCTCTAAAAGCATGTTAGTGGTAGCTACAAAACTTATAGGGGTAGTAATGACTTCATTGCAACTAGCATTAAAATCGCTAAAATTTCTATAGAGTGCTAAAAGAGCCGAAGTCGCACTATTAAACACCAGCGCATGCCTAACGCCCAAAAACTCACATAACGCTTCTTCAAATAAAACAGAATATTTACCCTGTGTGAGTTGCGTAGAATTTAGAACTTCTAAAACAGCCTTTTTATCTTCTTCATCTAAGCAAGGCTCACTATAAGCAAACTTTTTCAAGCGAGCAACTCTTGCAAGCGAGATGGAGTGATTTTGCTAGTGTTATGGACATCTTGAAATTTTTGAGCGTTCAATCTTGCTTTATCTAAAGTATTGTATTCTTTGCTTAAATGATTCGTTTCAGCAAGCTGTTTTTTCCACTGATGCAAGGAGTTTTGAATGTTTTCTTTCTCATGCTCTATAGATTTTGAAAAACTTGCAAGAGATTTTGCATTATCCATATCAACTTCGTTAGGGGTTTTTAAATGCGTGGTGTCCTTACCCACATCTTGATGGAAAGAATTAAGGGCTTTATTGAGACGAGTTTTAAAATGCTCAAAATGATTTTGGTCTTTTTCATTAGCATGAGCGTAATTTTTAGAAATCGCCATTAATTCTTTGGTGTCTTTATTAATTTGATTTAAATCTTTTAAGCGTTTCTGCAAAGTCCCAATCGCTAGATTTTCATCTTGGGCTTGTTTGGCTAATCTACTCGCTTCGCTAGGCTCTGAAGATTTTTGAATTTCCTTATTTTCTTCTCTTGTTTGCGGACTAACTCTTTGAGCATGGTAATCTCTCATCATTAAAGAGGGGTTATAACTATTTGAAATCTTAGGCATCCTATCCTCGCTTCATTTTATTTTCAAAAATAAAACAAGCAAACTTTATTCCCAAAATTTCATCGTTACATAACCTAAAATAAGTTTTTGTGATTATCCTAAAGGTTTGCGATTTTAAAATCCCCTTCAGCCTCCATACCAGTTTCTAGGCAAGATTAGGGTAGGATTTGAAACTACATTATCTCCATCTAAAGAGTGCGGAAACTCAGCACAATAGCTAAGATGTCTTTTACTCTGTCTTTTCTAATAAAAGTGCATTCTAGCACCCGAACTATATCTAAACCATTATAATTAAAAATACCACAACAATTATTGGGATGCAAATGAACGCAATAATGTGTTTTTAAAATTTTACTTAAAGCGCTTTGAACCACTTCAAAATAATGAGCGTCCCATAAAAATTGTAAATTATGCACTTCCAAGGTAATAATTCTAAAACGATTTAACACTTCATCGCTTGCATTGATAAGAGCAAAATACTCGCCCCCTTCAATATCCATTTGCAACATCAAATCCCCTTCGCCCACTTGAGAATCATTCACCCAAGCGTCCAAGGTAATAAATTCTTCGTCATTGGTGCAACCGATGAATTTTTTAATAAAAGAGTAATTTTGAATACCTAGTAAAGGTTCATCTACCGATTTGTCTGCCATATATATCGTTAGGGTTTGCAAGCCTACATTGATGGTGAAAATCTTCTTCAAATGCACTCACAACACCCACGCCTAGAGAAAAGAGTGCCTTAATGCCTTTAAAATCCTTAGGCACCAAGTAGCCCCCATCATGCTTTGCCCCCAAACGCACTAGTTCATGCTCTGTCTTAATGGGGTGCAAGCTTCTTATAAAATTTTCTATCTTTTCTTTAGGGGTTTCAATAAACAATTCATTGATTGTCATTACCCTTTCTGCCCGCCAAAGAATGGAGTTGACTTGATTTGTCATAAAGTTTACTTGATTGACAATAGAATTAACTTGCTCTTTAACTACCCCTAAGGTCTCAATATTACGATATGTATTTAAAATCCTAGTAGGGAGTAAATTCCTAAGAACTCTTTTAATAGTTTTTTCATGCTTATCCTTATTTAAGAATTTTCTTCTAAATACTTCGTATGAATTTTTGCCTGTCTAAAATCCGTGTTTTCAAGCATTTCAATATGAAAAGGAATGGTCGTTTTAATGCCTTCTACCTTAAACTCTTTTAAGGCTCTTTTCATCTTAGCGATAGCTTTTTCTCTATTCTCTCCCCACACAATGAGTTTACCTATCATAGAATCATAATGTGTAGGCACAACATAATTTGCATGAGCATGCGAATCAAGACGCACATTCAAACCACCTGGTGCAATCCATTCAGTGATTTTACCTGGGCTTGGATAGAACTTCTTGGGGTCTTCTGCGGTAATCCTGCATTCTATCGCATGCCCTTTGCAAGAAAAGCTTTCTTGCTTGGGTAGTTCCTCGCCCTGAGCGATTTTAATCATCCATTCAATGAGATTGAGTCCGCTCACCATTTCACTAATGGTATGCTCTACTTGTAAGCGAGTGTTCATCTCCATAAAATAAAAATCTTTCATGTTTGCATCAAGCAAAAACTCAAAAGTTCCAGCCCCCACATAGCCAATGTATTTAGCCGCCTTAACAGCCGTTTCTAACAAACGCTTACGCACGCTCTCTTCTAAAACAACTGCCGGAGTTTCTTCAATGAGTTTTTGCTGGCGTCTTTGCACGGAACAATCTCTCTCGCCCACATGAATGACATTACCATGCTTATCGGCTAAAATTTGGACTTCAATATGCTTAGGCTTGTTGATAAATTTTTCTAAATACACGCTTCCATCGCCAAATGCACTCAAAGCTTCCGTTTCTGCAGCTAGATAAAGGTTTTTTAACTTTGATTTATCTTCTATGACACGCATGCCCCTTCCGCCCCCACCAGCGGCTGCTTTGATGATTACAGGATAGCCGATTTTATCAGCAATTTCTTCTGCTTCTTTATAGCTTTTAAGAATGCCATCGCTTCCTTCAATCACGGGCATACCGGCTTCTTTCATCACGCTCTTTGCCTTAGATTTATCGCTCATTAAAGCCATAACCTTCGCACTAGGACCGATGAACTCCAACGAATGGTGTGAACAAATTTCTACAAAATTCTGATTTTCACTCAAAAAACCATATCCGGGAAAAATCGCATCCGCTTCAAATAACTCTGCTGCACTAATGATTGCAGGAATATTCAAATAACTCTCGCTTGATTTAGCCCCACCTACACACACTTTAGCATGGGCTGTGTTGAGATAGTGAGCATCTTTATCTGCAATAGAATAAATCGCTATGGCTTCTTTGCCCATTTCTTGAATGGTTTGAATAGCCCTTAAGGCAATCTCACCCCTATTGGCAATTAAAATGCGTGAGAGTTTTTTCTTTTCTACTTTCTTGTTTTCTACTTTTTTATTCATGGAATTTAAAGCTTTTCAATTTTAATGAGCTTAGTGCCATATTCTACCGGCTGGGCGTCCGCAACTTCAATAGAAACAACCTTGCAAGGGTATTCTACTTCAATTTCATTCATAATCTTCATAGCTTCCACAATGCCGATGACTTGCCCTTTTTTAAGCGTATCACCCACTTTTACATAAGCTTCAGCCCCAGGAGATGGCGCATGGTAGAAAGTGCCTACCATGGGCGAAAGCACAAAATCTTCTTTTTTATCCACAATAGGGGTGCATACCATAGGCACAGGGGCTTGAGCACTAGGCATACTCGCTTCTATAGCCATAAGTGGGACTGAAGAATTAGCTGAATTTAACACATTTTTATGTTTCGCATAAGCGGACTCTTTATCTAAAACTAACTCAAAATGCTCACGCTTTAATTTCAAATGCCCCAAATCAGAAGCCTTAAAGTCCTTTATCAATTCTTCAATTTCAGAAAGGTTCATAACAATCTATTCCTTATATTTCGTAAAATATGCCACAAACACACCCCTAATCTTAGAGCCATAAGCGTTTTTAGCAAATAATTCTTGTTATAATAACATAAATTATATAACAAATTTTGAAGGTCTAAAGCCCCTTTACAATAAATAAAATATTTCAATGTAAGGAAATCATTTAATATGGGATTAAAATCAGATTCTTGGATTAAAAAAATGAGCTTAGAGCATGACATGATTAGCCCATTTTGTGAAAAACAAGTCGGTAAAAATGTGATTAGTTATGGCTTGAGTAGTTATGGATATGATATTAGAGTGGGAAGTGAGTTTATGCT is a window encoding:
- the accB gene encoding acetyl-CoA carboxylase biotin carboxyl carrier protein, with translation MNLSEIEELIKDFKASDLGHLKLKREHFELVLDKESAYAKHKNVLNSANSSVPLMAIEASMPSAQAPVPMVCTPIVDKKEDFVLSPMVGTFYHAPSPGAEAYVKVGDTLKKGQVIGIVEAMKIMNEIEVEYPCKVVSIEVADAQPVEYGTKLIKIEKL
- the tnpA gene encoding IS200/IS605 family transposase, producing MKQIDNIRHGRHCVFLMHVHLVFVTKYRRKAFNKEVIDFLGSVFAKVCKDFESELVEFDGESDHVHLLINYPPKVSVSRLVNSLKGVSSRLVRQQNFKNVKATLWGNHLWSPSYFAGSCGGAPLEIIKQYIQEQETPH
- a CDS encoding putative outer membrane protein HomB, which translates into the protein MKRPFIIGFLSLSVLSVLEANQKDGFFIEGGIMTGNVSTTTTKVTTTSIEPLVSQETLQAEKAQATKDKAIVDTYYKAFSDAVKNFESSTSSSSSSYVILQGGYKQQQGSHNKYTTSWGGLDTTALLYNLMTSNAGGFLGVLSGLDKAVSGMLTDSEANSLNQNIETLKKEVADFLKGTTTTQGQETQGHHNPNELKFSNISYTTSSKTPTSGSSESPQEQGQQLPPPNHDTIPNTPLYYNGPLVVSSLSGVNSSETFTPPNNQQHSEGAGHGGQGQKNGELTLNTSNLNNTISNLTTNYQGLITSPMASILESAKHNSGFVGFNVKTGYQKYFTDMFGIAIYGIFKNNYTKNAQLNIRQISAGAGIESLIDFITTYKNGGAFESSFGSFLGFRGLYNNYSLLNQTQNTGNLNLVVGLNYRIENSKFSLGVSIPLIQQSHVFNLNNQAYQQMVLKEGASNTNVFFNYGYIF
- the pseC gene encoding UDP-4-amino-4,6-dideoxy-N-acetyl-beta-L-altrosamine transaminase; its protein translation is MKKFAYSEPCLDEEDKKAVLEVLNSTQLTQGKYSVLFEEALCEFLGVRHALVFNSATSALLALYRNFSDFNASCNEVITTPISFVATTNMLLESGYKPVFAEIKNDGNIDELALEKLITEKTKAIVSVDYAGKSVEIESIQKLCKKHSLSFLSDSSHALGSEYQNKRVGGFALASVFSFHAIKPITTAEGGAIATNDSELFEKMKLFRSHGMLKKDFFEGEVESVGYNFRLNEIQSALGLSQLKKAPLLMQKREEIALVYDRIFKDNPYFTPLHPLLEHKSSNHLYPILIHQQFFKFKKQILESLHKLGILAQVHYKPIYQYKLYQELFNTAPLQSAENFYHAEISLPCYANLDLESVKLIAHGVLKTFESLLLGFNNK
- a CDS encoding FkbM family methyltransferase; its protein translation is MADKSVDEPLLGIQNYSFIKKFIGCTNDEEFITLDAWVNDSQVGEGDLMLQMDIEGGEYFALINASDEVLNRFRIITLEVHNLQFLWDAHYFEVVQSALSKILKTHYCVHLHPNNCCGIFNYNGLDIVRVLECTFIRKDRVKDILAIVLSFRTL
- a CDS encoding acetyl-CoA carboxylase biotin carboxylase subunit; its protein translation is MNKKVENKKVEKKKLSRILIANRGEIALRAIQTIQEMGKEAIAIYSIADKDAHYLNTAHAKVCVGGAKSSESYLNIPAIISAAELFEADAIFPGYGFLSENQNFVEICSHHSLEFIGPSAKVMALMSDKSKAKSVMKEAGMPVIEGSDGILKSYKEAEEIADKIGYPVIIKAAAGGGGRGMRVIEDKSKLKNLYLAAETEALSAFGDGSVYLEKFINKPKHIEVQILADKHGNVIHVGERDCSVQRRQQKLIEETPAVVLEESVRKRLLETAVKAAKYIGYVGAGTFEFLLDANMKDFYFMEMNTRLQVEHTISEMVSGLNLIEWMIKIAQGEELPKQESFSCKGHAIECRITAEDPKKFYPSPGKITEWIAPGGLNVRLDSHAHANYVVPTHYDSMIGKLIVWGENREKAIAKMKRALKEFKVEGIKTTIPFHIEMLENTDFRQAKIHTKYLEENS
- a CDS encoding RNA-guided endonuclease InsQ/TnpB family protein, which produces MKVNKGFKFRLYPTKEQQTKLQHSFFVYNQAYNICLNLQQEQYEKNKDLPTKQRKWQKSSELDSAIKHHLKARNLSFSSVVAQQSRMNAERALRDAFKVKNRGFPKFKNSKFAKQSFTWNNQGFSIKDFNERFKMFNLMKMPLKMRMHRDLPLNAKIKQIVVSCSHQKYFVSFSIEYEKELNTIKEPRNCVGVDLNIYDIALSVDLKEYEKLTDLEQYQKDMKELGLKVDENINLKRLIPTYSKLHSFKKYSKEFKRLQRKQSRRVLKSKQNKIKLGGNFYKTQKKLNKAFDKSSYQKLDRYHKITSELSKQFELIVVEDLQIKNMTKRAKLKNVKQKSGLNKSILNTSFYQIISFLDYKQQHNGKLLVKAPPQYTSKTCHSCGQINHELKLNHREYLCQNCGYIEHRDINAASNILSKGLSLLGLGNSLADFKEQSLSY
- a CDS encoding DNA cytosine methyltransferase, which translates into the protein MKGNKYKIISLFSGCGGLDLGFIKEGFEVIWANDFFKEAVETYQKNIGSHIVYGDITKIPSNDIPSECDILLGGFPCQGFSVANTKRSMEDKRNFLYKELLRLLRDKQPKFFVAENVKGLLSMQKGQVIEMIVKDFKSLGYYVDYKLLKASDYGVPQHRERVIIIGNRLGLKNPFPKKTHGLCNDLLNENLKPYVCVKDVVGHLADVRTRDASFMLDGVMIHNHIARTNVHDKFWGRKHSIDQHEICDYLKFWRSQNTYSTKQIDEHFGYAHTAGHWFRKDNNSGSIPKAQDWWELKRLLRFDDTYDKAVTEFELKEIKFEQSLRINNWELPSDTITATGPEIHPNKQRRMSVRECAIIQTFPNDFIFYGSLGNMYKQIGNAVPVLLAQKIAKEIFKELKNHDKS